The sequence GCGTCGATGGGCGCGCGACGCAGGACATCCTGGAAGCCGGCCACGAGTCGATCCCGGTCGGTGTCGGCGAGGTAGTCGGTCACCTCGACCCCCTCGATGCGCGGATCGACGGGTGAGGCGTCGATTCCGGCCGCCCGACATCGCGGCACCGCGGAGGCCGCGGTCCTCAAATGCACCCGGTGGCCGCGACGGACCAGTTCCAGCAGGCCTGGCATCAGCGGGAACGCGTGCCCGGATGCGGGTGAGGTGTAGGCGAGGATCGTGCTCATCGTGGGCTCCGTTCGAGGCGTGCGTATTTAGCTAGGATATGACACAATTGAATTGTGTCAAGATCCAATGAAAATTCGGAGCAGTCCGAGAAACGTCCCTACCGGATGGGCGCACGCGCCGCGGCGGCCGCCCGCACGCGTGAGGCGATCCTCGACGCCGCCGAGGATGCCTTCGAGGATCAGTGGTTCGACGACGTCACGCTGGCCGACGTCGCGCGGCTCGCGGGTGTGTCACAGCAGACGATCGTCAACCATTTCGGTTCCAAGGAGGATCTCTACATCACCGGGATCGGCGAGCGGGTCGGTCCGCGGATCAGCGCGCGCCGAGACCGGGCACGCAAGGGCGAGGTGCGATCGGTGGTGGAGACGGCGGTCGACGACTACGAGCAGACCGGCATCGGTTTGCTCCGGGTACTCGCCACCGCCGATCGCTATCCGACGATGACCACGGTCGCCGAATCAGGTCGGGTGGCACACCGCGAATGGGTCACCCGATGCTTTCCCGCGGTCCGCGACGACCGCAACGGGGTCATCGACCAACTCTGCGTACTCCTCGACGTCCGGACGTGGTCGCAGTTCCGGCACGAGCACGGCTTCGACGAGGCCAGGACCGTCGACACGCTCGTGCGGATGGTCGAAGACGCACTCTCCCACGGCAACACGGGAACGCCGCGGTGACCTTCGTCCGCGTGACAGTTCAGCGCTGCAGCCCCTCGGCCACCCGTTCGAGGGCGGCGACTCGACTGCCCTTCACCAGCACCGCGTCACCGTCGGCCAGATCGGAGAGTTCGGCGAGCGCGCCGTCGACGTCCACCACGTGCCGGGCGACGGTGCCGTAGTGCGGCTCGTCGACGGCGATCACCTCGATCCCGAGGTCATCCGCCTGCTTGGCGATGGCGGCGTGCTGCTCGGCGGAATCGGAGCCGAGTTCGGCCATCGTGCCGAGCACGGCGATCCGGCGTCGCGCGTCGAGTGCCGCCAGCGACCGCAGAGCCGCCGACATCGAGGTCGGGTTGGCGTTGTAGGCATCGTTGAGGATCGTGACACCGGCCGAGGTGGTGACGAGTTCCATCCGCAGACCCGACAACGCCGCCCCGAGCAGACCGGCCGGGATCTCCTCGACGGGGACGCCGAGCCACCCGGCCGCGGTGGCGGCGGCGAGGGCGTTGGGTACCTGATGTTCACCGCGCGCGGCGAGCCGGATGTCGGTCTCCCCCCACGGGGTGTGCAGTCGGAACGAGGCACGCAACTGGTCGTCGAGCGCGATTCCGGACGCATGCACGTCCGCCGAGGGGCTCAGTCCGAAGGTCAGCACGCCGGCGTCGGTGCGGTCGGCCATCGCCGCGACCCGGTCGTCGTCGGCGTTGAGCACCGCGAGGCCGTCGACCGGTAGCGACTCCACGAGTTCCCCCTTGGCGCGCGCGACGGACTCGATGTCGCCGAACAGTTCCAGATGCACGCCCTCGACGCGAGTGACGATGCCGACGGTCGGGCGGGCGATACC is a genomic window of Gordonia sp. SID5947 containing:
- a CDS encoding TetR/AcrR family transcriptional regulator, which codes for MSRSNENSEQSEKRPYRMGARAAAAARTREAILDAAEDAFEDQWFDDVTLADVARLAGVSQQTIVNHFGSKEDLYITGIGERVGPRISARRDRARKGEVRSVVETAVDDYEQTGIGLLRVLATADRYPTMTTVAESGRVAHREWVTRCFPAVRDDRNGVIDQLCVLLDVRTWSQFRHEHGFDEARTVDTLVRMVEDALSHGNTGTPR
- the murF gene encoding UDP-N-acetylmuramoyl-tripeptide--D-alanyl-D-alanine ligase: MHFRASEVAAAVGGRLVGDDVQIEGAGIDSRSMRPGQLFVPIVATRDGHEFARAAADGGASAYLTSEGTLPGITLPAITVTDTAAALADLGGAARDRLPDRVVGVTGSVGKTSTKDLLAGVLATTFRTTASEKSFNNELGLPLTLAGAPDDTEAVVVEMGARGVGHIDLLCGIARPTVGIVTRVEGVHLELFGDIESVARAKGELVESLPVDGLAVLNADDDRVAAMADRTDAGVLTFGLSPSADVHASGIALDDQLRASFRLHTPWGETDIRLAARGEHQVPNALAAATAAGWLGVPVEEIPAGLLGAALSGLRMELVTTSAGVTILNDAYNANPTSMSAALRSLAALDARRRIAVLGTMAELGSDSAEQHAAIAKQADDLGIEVIAVDEPHYGTVARHVVDVDGALAELSDLADGDAVLVKGSRVAALERVAEGLQR